Proteins found in one Lycium ferocissimum isolate CSIRO_LF1 chromosome 6, AGI_CSIRO_Lferr_CH_V1, whole genome shotgun sequence genomic segment:
- the LOC132058878 gene encoding peptidyl-prolyl cis-trans isomerase PASTICCINO1, whose protein sequence is MAVVNDDDHEQQVKQPEKKKPETEDEKRRKKIVPGSLMKAVVRPGGGESRPAEGNQVIYHCTVRTLDGVTVESTRSEFGGKGTPIRHVLGKSKIILGLLEGIPTMLKGEVAVFKMKPEMHYGEKDCPVAVPDNFPKDSELHFEIELIEFSKVKVITDDLGVLKKVIEEGQSWETPREPYEVKAWISAKAGDGKVILSRTQDEPYFFTFGKSEVPKGLELGISTMPRGEKAVIYVKSQYYTESALMPVVEGVDEVHFEVELVHFIQVRDVLGDGRLIKRRIRDGRGEFPMDCPLQDSLLRVHYKGFLLNEEKTVFCDTKIDNNGQPLEFSSGEGLVPQGFEMSVRLMLPGEVSLVTCPPDYAYDKFERPANVPEGAYVQWEIELLDFNTPKDWTGFSFREIMDDVEKIKGTGNRLFKEGKFELAKAKYDKVLREFNHVHPQDDEEGKEFANTRNLLHLNVAACLLKLGEHKKSIEACNKVLDANPVHVKALYRRGMAYMASGDFEEARADFNKMMSIDKSSEASAKAALLKLKKEEQDVERKVRRQFKGLFDKRPGEISEVGTNDRGDDEVTGEKLDKDDLDNLDDHEERTHQTTAPPPRSGIFAQLRKLFTSVGLNRCTIL, encoded by the exons ATGGCAGTAGTAAATGATGATGATCATGAGCAACAAGTTAAGCAACCAGAAAAGAAGAAACCAGAGACTGAGGATGAAAAAAG AAGAAAAAAGATTGTTCCTGGAAGTTTGATGAAAGCTGTGGTGAGACCTGGTGGTGGTGAATCAAGACCTGCTGAGGGTAATCAG GTAATATATCATTGTACAGTTAGAACGCTGGATGGAGTTACAGTTGAATCGACACGGTCGGAGTTTGGAG GCAAGGGTACCCCAATAAGGCATGTTTTGGGGAAAAGCAAGATCATTTTAGGATTGCTGGAGGGGATTCCTACAATGTTGAAGGGTGAAGTTGCAGTG TTCAAAATGAAACCTGAAATGCACTATGGAGAGAAGGATTGTCCAGTTGCTGTCCCAGATAACTTTCCTAAGGATTCTGAGCTTCATTTTGAGATTGAGTTGATTGAATTCTCCAAAGTGAAG gTGATCACTGATGATTTGGGAGTCCTAAAGAAG GTTATCGAAGAAGGGCAAAGCTGGGAAACACCTCGGGAACCTTATGAAGTAAAAGCTTG GATTTCGGCGAAGGCAGGGGATGGCAAAGTGATTCTATCACGGACTCAGGATGAACCATATTTCTTCACATTTGGTAAATCTGAG GTACCCAAAGGTCTCGAACTGGGAATATCAACCATGCCACGTGGAGAGAAAGCAGTCATTTATGTTAAAAGCCAATATTATACAGAATCTGCCTTAATGCCTGTGGTAGAAGGTGTTGATGAAGTTCATTTTGAGGTGGAACTTGTTCATTTTATTCAG GTGCGGGATGTGCTTGGAGATGGACGCCTCATAAAACGTCGAATACGTGATGGAAGAG GTGAATTTCCTATGGATTGCCCTCTGCAAGACAGTCTACTGCGCGTACACTACAAAGGTTTTCTTCTTAATGAAGAAAAGACGGTGTTCTGTGATACAAAAATCGACAACAATGGTCAGCCTTTAGAGTTCAGCTCTGGAGAAGGACTT GTTCCTCAAGGGTTTGAAATGTCCGTTCGTTTGATGTTGCCTGGTGAGGTATCTCTTGTAACATGCCCACCTGATTATGCCTATGACAAATTTGAAAG GCCAGCTAATGTTCCTGAAGGTGCTTATGTGCAATGGGAGATCGAGCTTCTTGACTTTAACACACCGAAG GACTGGACTGGTTTCAGTTTCAGAGAAATAATGGACGATGTAGAAAAGATCAAAGGCACG GGTAACAGGCTTTTCAAGGAAGGGAAATTTGAACTTGCCAAAGCAAAGTATGACAAG GTGCTCCGGGAGTTTAATCATGTTCATCCCCAAGATGACGAGGAGGGAAAGGAATTTGCAAACACCAGG AATTTGTTGCATCTCAATGTTGCTGCCTGCTTACTGAAATTGGGAGAGCATAAGAAGTCAATTGAGGCGTGCAATAAG GTGTTAGATGCAAATCCCGTTCATGTGAAAGCTCTCTATCGACGTGGGATGGCCTATATGGCTTCTGGAGATTTTGAAGAAGCAAGAGCTGATTTTAATAAG ATGATGAGCATCGACAAGTCATCTGAGGCAAGTGCAAAGGCAGCTCTTTTGAAACTGAAAAAGGAGGAACAG GATGTTGAGAGGAAGGTTCGTAGGCAATTTAAGGGACTGTTTGACAAAAGACCTGGTGAGATCTCTGAAGTCGGGACTAATGACAGAGGGGATGACGAGGTTACAGGTGAAAAACTTGATAAGGATGATCTCGACAATTTAGACGACCATGAAGAGAGAACTCATCAGACCACAGCGCCTCCACCTCGCTCAGGTATTTTTGCCCAATTGAGAAAGCTTTTCACATCTGTTGGCCTGAACAGATGCACCATATTGTGA